The Sardina pilchardus chromosome 24, fSarPil1.1, whole genome shotgun sequence nucleotide sequence GCTTGACCAAGTTTACGTCCGTGGAAATAAGGGAATTTCTCAATTGAAAAGTTATGCATTGTGCATTTTGAGAGACTGAGAAGGCAAATATACGTCCGCAAAGTTATATACTAGTGGGTCTTCCAACCGTTTGGTAAGGAAATGTGTTCCAGACATTATTGATGGCTAACACTGTAAAGTTCAGGCACTGGAGATAAGTTTGAAATGTGCAGGGCTATGGTGTGAAGGAGATTATTGTAGTAGCATATAGAAACACCTCTCTGCATTTTCGAACTTGCTAGATTGGATCGAAGTGAAGACGAAAACCTGTATGCCGGTAAGCCAAATGTTTCAATCAAAACGTTAAAAGAACACAAAGCAGGAAGCAAATTGTAGGCTATGCTTGCTAGTCCGTTCGGCTGGTTAGTGTGTCGCTAACAAGCTATTTGTAGCATTGGTATATGGCTGTTAGCAATAGCAGTGTGGATGCTCCCCAGAATTTGCAGCATTTGCTTCACTACTGTGCTGCTgcgtgtatttgtttgtattttattttgattacACTTCAATTCGTTGGGATAATAAGTGGAAGCCTACATAGAGAAACATGTGGATCGAGCCAGTTAGTTTACAGCCTCGAAGTAAACATGACTTTTCGCATTACTAAGTCGTAATAGTTTAGTTTTCCTGGTAGTTAACATGCTGCACCTGAGTTGTTACAAGTTGCAACAATttgagttacactttaatgttGCACATTGTATCTACGATTGTTGTTTGTCAGACTGATACATTCCAGAAAGGAGCGCACGACGCAAAACATGATGACCGACACACGCCCGAACACGGGGACTTCAACAGGTATATTCGAACGTTATTCTCCACCTGTTCAAAGATTTAAACTTCAAAAATACGTCTCAGCTATCAAAACCCCCGCGCACGTGTATTCTGTGGTCAATATGCTTCCTTCTCAGTGATTGTGATTCATTGCATTTGTCGCAGAAGCTGGCCTAACGAAGAGCCAAGTGGGAGGCTATGAAATCTCCATTCCATTTGAGGAGAACAACGTGGACACGACAAGCTATTTGAATCAAAATGAACGACTATTTGAAGGTAGGTtaacttttccttctctctttgtgcCTTTATTTTACCCTCCCCTCTCTTGTGGCTTTGTGGTACTCTACACTAGTGTAATCTTTGCCATAGATCACCCAACCACTGGACAACCGGTCGTGTGTGACTCCTACCTGCTGATCTCAAACCTCCGCATGCATCTTCAGATCTCCTTGGAGAAAAACTCGTGGCTGCAGAAACGCATCGaggacctggaggaggagagggacttCTTACGATGCCAGCTGGACCGCGTCATCAGTATCACCAAGAGCCTAGAGTTTACCAACGGTACACACCCAATCATTTTCCTACTTATTCATAGAGAGCTTGGATTTCAGCGCTTTGCTTATACACACCTTCGTAGGTCAGTGAACCCAGAAGTCAGTGGTTTACAAACGGCACCAAGTCCCATCAtgtcatatgtgtatgtgtgacgaGACCTAAATATATATTCATACACAGGCCAGAATTCAAgaggagaggcacacacacacacacacacacacacacacacacacacacacacacacacacacacacacacacaaaaccacagacAACCAGGACCAGGAAGTCAGAAGTAACCATGCTCGCATCGCATACACAGATGATGCTGGAAGGAGCCACCTTCCCGTGTAAATACTAGCTTTTCCCACCCTTCTCAGACCGACAAGGTGACACTCCACAGCCCAGCCCACAGAAGACCCCAGCCCGCCGTCCGGCGACTCCGTTCCCAGCTCCCATGACTACCCGGTCAGCTGTATCCCGTCAGCAGCAGCAAAAGCAACAGCCGACAAGCCTCAAGCGACCCAGCACCGCTCAGGGTAAGCCATTGCAGCGCTCAACTATGTGGTTAGCTAAATACAATGTAGTTTCACACAAGTAGTAACTGAAACATTGATGTTTAAAGAAATGTTACCCCTTGTAGGTCAATTAATATTAGGGCAGACCTTACCGAGTGCACAATTGGCTACCGTCACAAAAATGTTATAACAGACCTCATCACCCCCCAAAAATTACTCGGTAATTAGCAAAAGCCATGTGTTCTCTTAAATCATTGTAAGCACAAACAGATGTTTACCAGTATGtacattttaggatgtttattttattatgtatttcTTTAGTATGTACACAGGCCAACTATCCACCTACAGACATGCATATAGGCATGGAATTATTATTATGTTGCTTTGGCATACATTGTGGTGATTGTATAATGAGTGTTTTGCCATTTATCCTCAGCTGATGAAGACTATGAGGACGTTGTGGAGGAATACCTAGAGGAAGATGGTTAcctggaggaagaggaataCATAATGTCTAGTGAGGAGGGTGGCAAAAGGTCTAAGAAGGGAAGATCTGGAGGCCGGGCCAGCTCCCCTATAGTGCCACACGTCAAAAGGACTCGTGTGTTCCGAATCAAGAGAGCCATGGAAAGGCAGCGAGGTGAGACCGTTTAACCTTGCAGTGCTTGCGTTCATAGAGGCATGTACTGATATACAGTcatgtgttttatgcaagttaaaagacaccatgttaataccatattaactgcctctgTCTATAAatgtcatagctgaagaaatgtttaaTTGAAAACTACACTGAAGTCAAAGTGTAATTTGCGGCatatagttgggaaattgcggtaCAGTAATCAGAAAACACAAGCATATGGTAGGGGCTCAAGTTTCCGATCCATccaaggatagatagatagatagattaagACAACAtgcactacaatgtaaacaatggaaaatacaaagcaaatcaacatcaataatcagcatgactaaaggagcagtaaaataaagataaagatgtgcatgaatgtactgaggattggtactgtgatctggtatgaggtgtgtgtcaagttggtagtgcaaaaaggtccaacagtgcaacagagcaagattaaattctagtgaccagcaataaagtTTGTGAACACCAAGGCATTTCAGAAAGTTCCATGTATTTACAGGAATTTTTAGGGATGTATATTTTTCCCCTTTCCACAAGTCTTTATCAAATCTGTTACTGTCTATTAATCCTAAAAGAAAATATAAACAACCAGTGTTAATTATTAGGACTTTGTATCTACTTCCAGTGAAAGACCCAGCTGGCGTTCTTATCCGCTACAAAAAGATTCTGGTGACTTATCAGAAACTGAAGAGCATGGCCAAGGCCTTCCAGGTGCACGGTGTCGACCGCAACACCGTCGCGTCCACTACGCCCATCGCCGAGCTCCTCCTGGTCGCTCCCGAGAAGGTGCCCGACGTGGGCGAGTTTGACCCGTCCAAAGAGAAGCTCCTCGACTACGCGCGGCGATGCTACAAGGCACTGGACGAGGCCTCGCAGGCCAAAGTGCAGGCCCTGAAGAAAAACAACCTCCTTCTGCCCATTTCCTATCGCTTCCGGAACTGAGGAGTCTGAAGTGGTGATCCTTCTAAAAGGACTCCTCTCCTAATCGTTTCGTAAAGTGACAGGCAGTTGGAGATTGAATTTGAGAGGAACCGGTTCCATTAAGCAAGACTCAAAGAGGGCTGTTGTCACAATTACATATTTTCTCTACCTCAGCTCTTGTGCAAAAGTGAGGGGCCGAATTAAGTCAGATAAAATGGATGTGGTCAATCGTGAGGAAAGTTCCCAGGAGTTCCTGAGACTGCAGAGGTTCAGCTTCCTCCTCCAAACTTCAAGTTCGGGTGAAAAAGAGAAGTTTGGACAAACCTCATAGGACTGATTATAGCAAATTCTGAGAGGCTATGTGCATCTTTCAAGTTGAGAAATGGCACAGAATCAGTTAAACATATTTGAAGTGAATGATGTAGTAGGTCACTGTATCCCAAAGGCTCCTTTGCCCCTCATACATTTCTTTTCCCCTTTTAGATCTTTATTTTACACAATGAGTGTATTGAGACAAGGACCACATTTATTCCACTTTCACAACCAGCATTTGACCCTTTTTGTATAGTTTTTTTTAGTACACCATAGATTTGTCATTTCTTCCCGAGTATTGTTTACCTTCCTAGATATGTGCCTCCACTTGGTGTCTTATCCTCTGCCCTTGGTTTGCTCATGGACCAAGATGCCTGGTGATTTAAAGTAAAGGACTAATGTGACTGCTGGCCAAGGAATGGTTATTTGGGAGTATTTGTTAAAATGAATGTGGATGGTCCTATCCATGAGGATGTTTTATTTGTATACAATCGGTGCTTTACTTTCGCTTTACCAAATCCATGTtaaaaacccaaacaaacaaaaaacgaaacTGAAACGTATTAAGGGAATTCTGTCTCACTGGAGTTTGCAATGTAGTTTGAATATGTGAGTGGTAGGCGTGCTGTCCTGCAAGACGTGTACACTATGGGATGTAATGCGGAGTCTGTGGATTATACTCTCTTCCACTTGTACTTCTTCTTGTGTAGAGATTCCCTGTTCCCCCATTCACCTCCTCCATTTATGAATGGGGAATAAACTGCTTAGAGGTTTTGATATTTAGGCAGTGAAacactcttcttctttttttttatttcaagatGCCCAAATATTTAGATACTCATTTTGTAATGATCTGTCCAGGGATTGTTATGTGATATTTTGACATGCCCTTGGtagcttttttttaattattattatttgtgtcaAAACAAGGGTGGAATGACGTGAGCACAGATGCTTGCGATGATAATGTAAATATGCTGTATTTCAGATTGATTTTTGGCTTCATGAAGATGATCCAAAGCTTTAGCTCCACACTGGCAATAGTAGACACTCAGGAGGCATAACAGTAATGCTAGATGTTTTGTTTGGGTATAACTGTCTTTTTGGTAGCATTAAATATACAGGTAGAATCTCTACATTTAATTTTATTATCCTTAGGATATTGAGTTAAACCTTTCTGGCCTGTTCAGCTAGACTGCAATTTGCTgtaggaggaaaaaaaacactattaTCTTTAACTGAACCAAATAGTGTTTCTGTGTTGCCCTTTGGTGCGGATTTCTGTTGAACTCAGGATTTCATCAGTTGAACATCCTGCTCTTTATTATGCGAGAATACCTCACCCAACGTCTTTGGCAGGTAACGAGTTTTGAATGCCAGTCATAGTACATCACCCTCATAGCCTTGTTATACATGATACTCTCAGTGTATCACAACATCTGAGTGGCATTGTCTAACAGCATTGGAAGACTACCATGTggtactctttttttttttttttttttgaaaattcAAGGCATAGAGATTGCTATATTGGCTAGTATATTCATGTATGTTCCTTGTAGGACACTGCTGATATACGTTCTTGtagctttttttgccttttcttACCCATCTTAGCAATGTGCACCAGAAACTGGAGAGAGACAGTTTCTCAGCAGGAACATCATCCCATCATTCAACGGGGACTGTGAGGAGTATTATGCTGGTTGTGGTCATGCTCTTCGCATGTGTAAATAAAGTTCTCCGATTTCTCTACTAAATTCTGTGACTGCTCCTTTTTTGGTAGACTTGACAAACAGAAACGGATCCTCTGGTTTGTGGTGAGTAAGGAAGCAGATATGTTTGTGTTAACAAAAGTCAAAATGTTGTGCAGCTGGAAATGTCTCACAAACGTAGGTTAGAAATGCTGTTGACTAGGTAACTGTGATTTGTGAAATATTTccctatttttatttttaaagcatGCAGGCCTACACTGTCACCATATAAGGGGAGGTACAGTGTAAATATAAAATGATCTCTGGGTTGTAAAACAATACCTGGATAGTTGTCATAAAAGCATACAATGACATATTTTATGGCATCACTGTAAATAAACATGTACATTTTGTCAGGGTTGGTAGGGGAAAACCTCAGATGCAACTTGAATTCCACACAGGTAGGTGGCGTTGTTACAAATGCTCAACTTGGCTGATACTCTAGGTCAAAAGAGTTTCCATTTCCGGTAACGCGTACAGCGAATGGATGGAGACGAAGGTGGTTGAGGCCTAGTTGGTGTGATTTGGAAGCTTTAAAAGTAAACAGAGATAAGTGGTTATAACATTGTCGAGAGTGAAAATTGAGACTATTATATGTGTAAGCAACGTTCTGCAGCATTAGAAGAGATGTATCAATGAAGCAGACGTGCAAGCTGCCTTGGCTAGCTTATTTGCTAGCTGGATAGCTTATTTAACTGCAGACACGTCGGTGAGCTCTTCGTCATTTTTTGCCATCGGAGACCGATCTTAACTACGTTGGGACTGTAACGTTAATATAATCGAACATAGCTGTTTGTAGCTTTTGTTGTAACAAGTTTCCGTCACACGCGGGCaacagctgggatagaatttaTATTGAGGTTAGCGCAAGCTAATTCCGCCCGCCTGACTGTCCATTCATCTCCTACTGATAATTCAAAATGTCGGACTTTGATGAATTCGAGAGACAGttgactgaaaacaaacaagGTGAGTGTCATGACTTGATCCTTGCGTGTGCGGttattaacaataataatttgTGTATTGCAGAGCATCTGTCTTGGAACACTTGTTACGGCCGCCGATACTTACTTCCTATTCTGTTAGCTAACTTTCGCAGTAATAGCAACAGCCGTGTTAGCAAT carries:
- the ccdc106b gene encoding coiled-coil domain-containing protein 106b isoform X1; the encoded protein is MMTDTRPNTGTSTEAGLTKSQVGGYEISIPFEENNVDTTSYLNQNERLFEGRLTFPSLFVPLFYPPLSCGFVVLYTSVIFAIDHPTTGQPVVCDSYLLISNLRMHLQISLEKNSWLQKRIEDLEEERDFLRCQLDRVISITKSLEFTNDRQGDTPQPSPQKTPARRPATPFPAPMTTRSAVSRQQQQKQQPTSLKRPSTAQADEDYEDVVEEYLEEDGYLEEEEYIMSSEEGGKRSKKGRSGGRASSPIVPHVKRTRVFRIKRAMERQRVKDPAGVLIRYKKILVTYQKLKSMAKAFQVHGVDRNTVASTTPIAELLLVAPEKVPDVGEFDPSKEKLLDYARRCYKALDEASQAKVQALKKNNLLLPISYRFRN
- the ccdc106b gene encoding coiled-coil domain-containing protein 106b isoform X3, coding for MMTDTRPNTGTSTEAGLTKSQVGGYEISIPFEENNVDTTSYLNQNERLFEDHPTTGQPVVCDSYLLISNLRMHLQISLEKNSWLQKRIEDLEEERDFLRCQLDRVISITKSLEFTNDRQGDTPQPSPQKTPARRPATPFPAPMTTRSAVSRQQQQKQQPTSLKRPSTAQADEDYEDVVEEYLEEDGYLEEEEYIMSSEEGGKRSKKGRSGGRASSPIVPHVKRTRVFRIKRAMERQRVKDPAGVLIRYKKILVTYQKLKSMAKAFQVHGVDRNTVASTTPIAELLLVAPEKVPDVGEFDPSKEKLLDYARRCYKALDEASQAKVQALKKNNLLLPISYRFRN
- the ccdc106b gene encoding coiled-coil domain-containing protein 106b isoform X4, which encodes MMTDTRPNTGTSTAGLTKSQVGGYEISIPFEENNVDTTSYLNQNERLFEDHPTTGQPVVCDSYLLISNLRMHLQISLEKNSWLQKRIEDLEEERDFLRCQLDRVISITKSLEFTNDRQGDTPQPSPQKTPARRPATPFPAPMTTRSAVSRQQQQKQQPTSLKRPSTAQADEDYEDVVEEYLEEDGYLEEEEYIMSSEEGGKRSKKGRSGGRASSPIVPHVKRTRVFRIKRAMERQRVKDPAGVLIRYKKILVTYQKLKSMAKAFQVHGVDRNTVASTTPIAELLLVAPEKVPDVGEFDPSKEKLLDYARRCYKALDEASQAKVQALKKNNLLLPISYRFRN
- the ccdc106b gene encoding coiled-coil domain-containing protein 106b isoform X2 is translated as MMTDTRPNTGTSTAGLTKSQVGGYEISIPFEENNVDTTSYLNQNERLFEGRLTFPSLFVPLFYPPLSCGFVVLYTSVIFAIDHPTTGQPVVCDSYLLISNLRMHLQISLEKNSWLQKRIEDLEEERDFLRCQLDRVISITKSLEFTNDRQGDTPQPSPQKTPARRPATPFPAPMTTRSAVSRQQQQKQQPTSLKRPSTAQADEDYEDVVEEYLEEDGYLEEEEYIMSSEEGGKRSKKGRSGGRASSPIVPHVKRTRVFRIKRAMERQRVKDPAGVLIRYKKILVTYQKLKSMAKAFQVHGVDRNTVASTTPIAELLLVAPEKVPDVGEFDPSKEKLLDYARRCYKALDEASQAKVQALKKNNLLLPISYRFRN